A region of Ornithodoros turicata isolate Travis chromosome 5, ASM3712646v1, whole genome shotgun sequence DNA encodes the following proteins:
- the LOC135394744 gene encoding uncharacterized protein LOC135394744 yields MTATDKTSVEVVVENQVFQIERRLLSKHSIFFRECLGQDKNKNKNKLKLSGISAETFNILLDYMKTGQLNITPDNASDIFIAALRLHMSDAVKRCIKMNVATTPVGVHVLKYSAARRLRLQEEEQRSFNYLITNFLSVSTTKEFLDMNIDDLMRLLSAESLGCNCEYEVFEAGMRWLDYNPRVRYKHGDQIMSQVMFHNMDLTQLHQCHENPGVAQMPEVRHRILNAINSWLINEKWRNEVEMKGEAAGRDIAEEDTSTATQASDREGFRLSSSAGASATCASSDTSLLDKPQKAGTAGLVIADAPARGAQHGFTGDSERVDTGQVPKHSAQSRVPRFFTSSSHLFDSRSVDPRAYPTNTSGSIVEEEMEERHITECRTEEVRTIRRIRRIKTKSETFEEENVWVKRDGCSTLTLRYKGPTIPSQEAASMPGEREEFTVNSATFEPETDVSHTRYIVHEATPAEVIEKSVTKSYESSERSRKTKSGTSVGEEASQVRPDTASTSTSGASEAPSIGSVGVIGGISENAEIAVSGPRKLIDTESASLYSLPFGDELRPETAPAISSDRLIEESSGFDGRVSLTTSEDITFLSLRRTGPSPYTSRDLALETTAQESAEEVPSSWTLSQTALPSLVAHQPTLLFAPVAQEGMRKQSSTYDTSDTLYVDLHAPSGVPIHGTEIKALPGSTGKVASGLRGFQASQETSGITEPSISPEPSEMFVSLPSMPSLFSHKAAESYSHVLQEAPERDAAQAIRPSELAHRPVYLFSTQPSLGVVQGSSETLNVAVGEIEGPSSEAALDQGLPELSERLVPTVSISSSGDQAVHVSGETTEREPPSEKPILLSPGHIVTKQLTTPPQEPQKVYDTSQTAIIEYEGPSFGTDAVQELELQEPPERLVPTVSISSSEPQLSTMSEQKAMPSLLAHRTEFLFTSETPRSSSEPTSVELTAEQEVHVNGSEEVSEASATVEVRKYLSSAGTIQGLGAAISESFDEQLVPAISEEHHLGQKILPSLVAHQPVVFFVPDGALLMAETGSSSEQFTSAELTAAFRKSEDVRVSGDSLERPLVGITTEHDIRFPEAPKSLPPTVSISSSDELSPAIDEKVVPQPDQRILYSAVAHQPVTLFRYDASQFAMEPSISPELSEDRHVTALAMAKPIEDTTTDLKREQPAGLPAGEKESSKPGDTKRFVAAVPFEEPSVVEEQGSERVQKIQPSVLAHRPVMLFYDAAGVHETPKQSLPTPVEKVTPSQAPLEERPVTIENVSEDVDTSFVSPVGQLVPYETDVIELEAIRSAPPPILEHQPLLPGELQQSSLEFVTTKDVTLQGSPAGLFDQEPGKPCASPAGMKEQERIPITFDRQPGKSSTEPAELAVEVQAPAITFESHEPDSEILSIVPAEETKEQQAIAIVYERHEPDSGQPSAEIKEQQIPEITFDRQELDSKGYSTTADGTREQQRLAITMGEEHGEVRADEVETFQPSQIAHMPVAMFHYKAPDVKGGPILPAYSEELPPKVFALEQRALTRKEDLIPVDALTMEQDIPALEYAPQHEAPRVPKQAHETAGKEVTEYEMTSTTTTNKFVPPIISRKVAQEEMHPSSMEQKPAVVTPLVTVQMPGEASSLSEYLSTKESRRDARSQEAVSEQTFEALQSTGATTERDVELSRPVTVDKREPHPDQPSLLAHQPVLLFSYTTLPQLTAEASSMSELFTAKELSTAFQAPQEIVSFRSEDVPSVEGWPARPSDSSSSQQRFGTSISETTLLGAAQAHLPSLLAHQPVFLFSAIPLGAVKSVSSLEGTQEIAAALREAFKISDTSRTQGEEGKEQTTTPGVHRDVDGDTSVTPTSSSSQDKMFKTVLATPSATEEEIIPAELISTTVQEWASPELPTEISHEETSETRDRFLSADASESGKEYAEGVSLGCSGMPWHPSAFVPDMSQQVYLLREGQGPLQDAGHILRCQPPDSRPVESSEGFDEKSRKSSTGTPSDSEIPVSKIVVSKKEESTDLSGEDKTFLSIETHADDASEISLVPSRETPGSGETQEQEVGSSYRRDSSTPEEVTDAAPKQEERLQETQLGLRGHEPQTTGDIVQHGEKSSEVLGEGQMILPVLYDEQPNQVSLEAGKHMPLLSSDTGVSSATPTARTISSDILPEGVGSEPLLSFPQATQSSGNEIPLQTAWKEDSSPLKPSTPPGVPAVSEGVSSGKETAIESELVQTREPTKVEEEHPVPAALPLTVKPKGETKQPGREAGKAMQTPKRQFILQKTRIIAVTPTHSVELIEESVTPGIFQAAILEESESSSNTQKKQREKPVEKNEHSDDDTSVKESSDNDTPNLKGRVVKRKHTRSAGRLGAKSPVVTRTRIFAGGPTHSVEMVTEKSVMNTKDLETTSGHTDMSLPPVAGKKDGADRVSPHQGELMNEAYKRETKENGMIEMKQNTDNLSRIEDNLNMVFHTLSTSEHLPAFQSAFEDIPGIQTGSAQESVRVDRLTSSDIFKSAMDKFSSAVNIPEYRDADIDVSPVSTRSTLHATRENPAPTFPPVLSSYVTMHVERKDPKDKPYDKREVGLADRKTVSEPSLSLQDPDLPSLGSFPGHEFLAEAVVPQERTARATSDSVAWTRETVPGANFTTEGNKVKSETSPRKRSAEASPMSDRGAAPVKAVKRKVVRKTISRRRESTRSLTYQGMGTVERTGASLQSMTTQEVLDEYSEESYDPPGTILPQSVQSMAPPLASPIASPSSTELGAQQTSISKPCSRDSPSPKPKKNYSVAIRVTDDYVKERGSEDCAGSDAPHEQPSDHLNTSAPHMELGAEKEPAGRKLDFGDSNQVYEATAPKDDADNDDDYPPSLNTFKKFGRKDSIAVTKIRMLRAQASEGEDEVEDVEEDYAAGQDKDSTKHHLSFQKPTVIALSPEASSREVSNPFCSQQNDRVKTGDSENTKGTNDAESKV; encoded by the exons CTAAAGCTATCTGGCATTTCTGCTGAAACCTTCAACATTTTACTCGACTACATGAAGACTGGCCAGCTGAACATAACACCAGACAACGCTTCGGACATATTCATCGCTGCACTACGTCTCCACATGTCCGACGCGGTCAAGAGATGTATTAAg ATGAATGTGGCGACTACCCCAGTAGGAGTGCACGTGTTGAAGTACTCAGCAGCGCGGAGGCTTCGCCTCCAAGAAGAGGAACAACGTTCTTTCAATTATTTGATCACCAATTTCCTATCTGTTTCTACTACCAAGGAATTCCTCGATATGAATATTGATGATCTTATGCGGCTCTTGTCAGCAGAATCGCTGGGATGTAACTG TGAATACGAAGTCTTTGAAGCAGGTATGCGATGGTTAGACTACAATCCGAGAGTGCGATACAAGCACGGAGATCAGATTATGTCGCAAGTGATGTTCCACAACATGGACCTCACCCAGCTGCATCAGTGCCACGAGAACCCGGGCGTTGCACAGATGCCTGAGGTCCGACATCGAATTCTTAATGCTATAAA TTCTTGGCTAATTAATGAGAAATGGAGAAATGAGGTCGAAATGAAGGGCGAGGCCGCTGGAAGAGACATTGCAGAAGAGGATACTTCAACC GCAACGCAAGCTTCCGACAGGGAAGGCTTTCGCTTATCTTCAAGTGCTGGAGCGAGTGCTACCTGCGCGTCCTCTGACACTTCTCTCCTGGACAAACCGCAAAAGGCAGGGACGGCCGGGTTGGTCATCGCAGACGCTCCCGCACGAGGTGCCCAGCACGGCTTCACCGGAGACAGTGAACGCGTTGACACAGGACAGGTCCCCAAGCATTCCGCACAGTCGAGAGTACCCCGTTTCTTTACAAGCAGTTCGCACTTGTTCGATAGCAGATCCGTCGACCCGCGTGCATATCCCACAAACACATCTGGTTCAATCGTCGAAGAAGAAATGGAAGAGCGACACATCACAGAGTGTCGCACGGAGGAAGTTCGGACCATACGCCGCATCAGAAGAATTAAGACCAAGTCAGAGACGTTCGAGGAGGAAAACGTTTGGGTAAAGAGGGACGGTTGTAGTACGTTGACTCTGAGGTACAAGGGACCTACTATCCCTTCTCAAGAAGCCGCGTCTATGCCAGGTGAAAGAGAAGAGTTTACTGTTAATTCGGCTACTTTCGAACCGGAAACGGATGTAAGTCACACCAGATATATTGTGCATGAAGCGACACCTGCCGAAGTCATCGAGAAATCCGTTACAAAGAGCTATGAGTCCTCAGAGCGTTCTAGAAAAACTAAAAGCGGGACATCCGTAGGTGAAGAAGCATCACAAGTACGTCCGGACACTGCATCCACTAGTACTTCAGGGGCATCTGAGGCGCCTTCCATTGGCTCAGTAGGAGTGATAGGTGGTATATCGGAAAATGCCGAGATAGCTGTATCGGGACCCCGGAAGCTGATAGACACGGAGTCAGCTTCCCTATACAGCCTCCCGTTTGGTGACGAACTGCGTCCAGAGACTGCACCAGCGATCAGCTCTGACAGGCTCATTGAAGAAAGTTCGGGTTTTGACGGCAGAGTATCGTTAACAACATCAGAGGATATTACGTTCCTGTCACTAAGACGTACTGGACCATCTCCGTACACATCCAGAGATTTGGCTCTTGAGACTACGGCGCAGGAATCAGCGGAAGAGGTACCCAGTTCGTGGACACTCTCCCAAACAGCTTTACCGTCTCTCGTAGCACATCAACCCACACTGCTATTCGCACCTGTAGCCCAAGAGGGAATGAGAAAGCAGAGTTCTACGTATGATACATCTGATACCCTATATGTGGATCTTCATGCCCCTTCTGGTGTGCCAATTCATGGCACGGAAATAAAAGCCTTGCCAGGTAGCACAGGTAAAGTGGCCAGTGGACTTCGTGGCTTCCAGGCTTCGCAGGAAACTTCTGGGATTACCGAACCTTCAATCTCACCTGAACCAAGCGAGATGTTTGTTTCCCTGCCGAGCATGCCTTCATTATTTTCGCACAAAGCCGCAGAGTCATATTCGCACGTGTTACAAGAAGCTCCAGAACGTGATGCAGCTCAAGCGATTAGACCATCAGAGCTAGCCCACCGACCTGTCTACCTGTTTTCTACACAGCCTTCGCTTGGTGTTGTGCAAGGATCATCCGAGACGCTCAACGTGGCAGTTGGAGAAATTGAAGGCCCCTCAAGTGAAGCGGCACTAGATCAAGGTCTACCGGAGTTGTCAGAACGTTTGGTGCCCACCGTTTCTATAAGTTCTTCCGGTGATCAAGCTGTACACGTGTCTGGTGAGACGACAGAGCGTGAGCCACCTTCAGAGAAGCCTATTCTACTTTCACCAGGACATATCGTCACCAAGCAACTTACAACTCCTCCCCAAGAACCCCAGAAAGTGTACGATACGTCACAAACGGCTATCATTGAATATGAAGGCCCATCATTTGGGACAGATGCGGTACAGGAGCTGGAACTTCAAGAACCTCCTGAGCGTCTGGTCCCGACAGTGTCCATCAGCTCATCGGAACCACAGCTTTCGACTATGTCCGAACAAAAAGCGATGCCGTCCCTACTGGCACATCGAACGGAGTTCTTGTTCACCTCCGAAACACCGCGAAGTTCTTCAGAGCCTACATCTGTAGAATTGACAGCGGAGCAGGAGGTACATGTCAATGGAAGTGAGGAAGTTAGTGAAGCATCAGCAACAGTTGAGGTTCGCAAATATCTATCATCAGCAGGGACTATACAAGGCTTGGGCGCTGCGATTTCAGAAAGTTTCGACGAACAGCTGGTACCTGCTATTTCTGAAGAGCATCATTTAGGGCAGAAAATTTTACCTTCATTAGTTGCGCATCAGCCCGTGGTGTTCTTTGTTCCCGATGGAGCATTGCTCATGGCCGAAACAGGCAGCTCATCAGAACAGTTCACATCTGCAGAACTCACGGCGGCTTTTCGCAAATCGGAAGACGTGCGTGTATCCGGTGATTCATTGGAACGTCCTTTGGTTGGAATTACTACGGAACACGATATAAGGTTTCCAGAGGCGCCGAAAAGCCTGCCCCCTACAGTTTCAATTAGTTCTTCCGACGAACTATCGCCAGCTATCGATGAGAAGGTTGTGCCACAGCCTGATCAGAGAATTCTATATTCTGCAGTGGCACATCAACCTGTCACGCTATTTCGTTACGATGCGTCCCAGTTCGCAATGGAACCAAGCATTTCACCAGAACTGTCAGAAGACAGACATGTCACTGCATTAGCAATGGCAAAACCGATAGAGGACACCACGACAGACCTCAAACGGGAGCAACCAGCAGGTCtacccgcgggggagaaggAATCCTCCAAACCAGGAGATACAAAACGATTCGTTGCAGCAGTTCCTTTTGAAGAGCCATCAGTTGTGGAGGAGCAAGGCTCTGAACGAGTGCAGAAAATCCAGCCGTCCGTATTAGCACATCGTCCTGTCATGCTCTTCTACGATGCAGCTGGTGTCCACGAAACGCCAAAGCAAAGTCTACCGACCCCGGTAGAGAAGGTTACTCCCTCACAAGCACCTCTAGAAGAACGTCCAGTTACAATAGAGAATGTATCAGAAGACGTCGACACTTCATTCGTTAGTCCGGTTGGTCAACTCGTTCCATACGAGACAGATGTGATAGAACTCGAAGCAATTCGGTCAGCGCCGCCACCTATATTAGAGCATCAGCCTCTCCTTCCTGGCGAATTGCAACAAAGTTCATTAGAGTTTGTCACCACAAAAGACGTTACTCTACAGGGATCGCCTGCTGGACTATTTGATCAAGAACCCGGTAAGCCATGCGCATCGCCTGCAGGGATGAAGGAGCAGGAAAGAATACCAATAACATTCGACAGACAGCCAGGCAAGTCATCCACAGAGCCTGCGGAGTTAGCAGTGGAAGTTCAGGCACCTGCCATAACCTTTGAGTCACATGAACCAGATAGCGAAATACTATCCATAGTGCCTGCGGAAGAAACAAAGGAACAGCAGGCGATAGCCATTGTCTACGAACGACACGAACCGGACAGCGGACAACCGTCCGCAGAGATAAAAGAACAGCAAATACCAGAAATAACATTTGATCGACAAGAACTAGATAGCAAAGGTTACTCCACCACAGCTGATGGAACAAGAGAACAGCAAAGACTAGCAATAACTATGGGAGAAGAGCATGGGGAAGTCAGAGCTGATGAAGTTGAGACATTTCAACCGTCCCAAATAGCCCATATGCCTGTCGCGATGTTCCACTATAAAGCTCCAGATGTAAAAGGAGGACCAATCCTGCCAGCTTACTCAGAGGAACTTCCACCAAAAGTATTCGCATTGGAACAAAGagcgctaacacgaaaagaAGACCTGATTCCAGTGGATGCACTGACAATGGAACAAGATATACCAGCACTGGAGTACGCACCCCAGCACGAAGCTCCGCGTGTACCGAAGCAGGCACATGAAACGGCAGGGAAGGAAGTGACTGAATATGAAAtgacttcaacaacaacaacaaacaaatttGTTCCTCCGATTATTAGTAGGAAAGTTGCACAAGAAGAAATGCACCCGTCGTCGATGGAACAGAAGCCGGCCGTGGTGACCCCTCTTGTAACAGTACAAATGCCGGGAGAGGCAAGCAGCTTGTCGGAATACTTGAGCACAAAGGAATCGCGAAGGGATGCCAGGAGTCAAGAAGCAGTCAGCGAACAAACCTTTGAAGCACTCCAATCGACTGGAGCCACGACGGAGCGAGATGTCGAATTGTCTAGGCCAGTCACAGTTGACAAGAGAGAGCCTCACCCGGACCAGCCATCTTTGTTAGCACACCAGCCTGTCCTGCTCTTTTCTTACACGACGTTACCGCAGTTGACAGCTGAAGCTAGCAGTATGTCTGAACTGTTCACGGCAAAAGAGTTGTCTACTGCTTTTCAAGCACCGCAGGAGATCGTAAGCTTTCGGAGTGAAGACGTTCCTTCGGTTGAAGGTTGGCCTGCCCGTCCCAGCGACAGCTCTTCTTCTCAACAACGATTCGGTACAAGCATTTCTGAAACCACTTTACTAGGCGCTGCACAAGCGCATCTGCCTTCCTTGCTGGCACACCAGCCAGTATTCTTGTTTTCTGCAATACCTTTAGGCGCGGTGAAAAGCGTCAGTTCACTTGAAGGCACCCAGGAAATAGCAGCAGCTTTGAGAGAAGCGTTTAAAATTAGCGACACTTCTCGAACGCAAGGTGAAGAGGGGAAAGAGCAAACCACGACTCCAGGTGTCCACCGCGATGTAGATGGCGATACCTCCGTTACACCCACCAGTTCCTCATCTCAGGATAAAATGTTCAAGACTGTACTTGCAACTCCGTCAGCCACGGAAGAGGAAATTATTCCGGCTGAACTTATTTCGACGACAGTGCAGGAATGGGCATCTCCTGAACTTCCTACGGAGATTTCACATGAAGAAACCTCAGAAACGCGTGATAGGTTCCTGTCTGCAGATGCCTCCGAAAGTGGCAAGGAATATGCTGAAGGCGTTTCGTTGGGGTGTTCGGGCATGCCCTGGCACCCTAGCGCATTTGTGCCAGACATGAGCCAGCAAGTTTATCTTCTACGAGAAGGACAAGGTCCACTCCAAGATGCGGGGCATATATTACGATGTCAGCCCCCAGACAGCAGACCCGTCGAGAGTTCAGAAGGCTTTGACGAGAAAAGCAGGAAGAGCAGCACAGGGACGCCCAGCGATTCTGAGATACCAGTTTCCAAAATAGTCGTGTCAAAGAAGGAAGAAAGCACAGATTTGAGCGGGGAAGATAAGACTTTCTTGTCAATAGAGACTCATGCTGATGACGCCTCGGAAATATCTTTGGTTCCGTCGAGGGAAACACCTGGAAGTGGGGAAACACAAGAACAAGAGGTCGGATCATCTTACCGAAGGGATTCAAGTACACCTGAGGAAGTAACAGACGCAGCACCGAAGCAGGAAGAGCGCTTGCAGGAAACTCAATTGGGGCTACGTGGACATGAACCACAAACAACCGGTGACATTGTTCAGCATGGGGAGAAATCTAGCGAAGTACTCGGGGAGGGTCAAATGATTCTTCCTGTTTTATATGACGAGCAACCAAACCAGGTTTCATTAGAGGCGGGAAAGCACATGCCTTTGTTAAGCTCAGATACAGGGGTGTCATCCGCAACGCCTACAGCGCGAACCATAAGTTCAGATATATTACCGGAAGGGGTGGGATCAGAGCCTTTGCTATCGTTTCCGCAAGCGACACAAAGCTCCGGGAATGAAATTCCACTTCAAACCGCATGGAAAGAAGACTCGTCTCCCCTGAAGCCTTCAACACCACCGGGTGTCCCAGCCGTGTCCGAAGGTGTCAGTTCCGGAAAAGAAACTGCGATAGAGTCTGAGCTTGTGCAGACAAGGGAGCCAACGAAAGTCGAGGAAGAACACCCTGTACCTGCAGCTTTACCGCTTACTGTGAAACCTAAGGGAGAGACAAAACAACCGGGTCGGGAAGCTGGGAAGGCGATGCAAACCCCCAAGAGACAGTTCATTTTGCAGAAGACACGGATAATCGCGGTCACTCCAACGCACTCCGTCGAGTTGATAGAAGAAAGTGTCACTCCTGGAATTTTTCAAGCCGCCATTTTAGAAGAATCTGAAAGTTCCTCGAACACTCAAAAGAAGCAACGTGAGAAACCTGTCGAAAAGAATGAACACTCAGATGATGACACTAGCGTCAAGGAATCATCTGATAACGACACTCCAAACCTGAAAGGTCGCGTGGTCAAGCGTAAGCACACTAGGTCCGCTGGAAGGCTTGGCGCAAAGTCTCCTGTTGTAACGCGGACGCGAATCTTTGCCGGAGGTCCGACACACTCCGTGGAAATGGTCACAGAGAAGTCTGTTATGAATACCAAGGACCTTGAAACAACATCCGGCCACACTGACATGTCATTACCTCCTGTAGCGGGCAAGAAAGATGGCGCAGACCGTGTTTCTCCACATCAAGGAGAGTTGATGAATGAAGCTTACAAAAGAGAAACAAAGGAGAACGGCATGATAGAGATGAAGCAAAACACTGACAATCTCAGTCGGATTGAAGACAACTTGAACATGGTCTTCCATACCTTGTCCACTTCTGAGCACTTGCCTGCATTTCAGAGTGCATTTGAAGACATCCCTGGCATACAAACAGGCAGTGCGCAGGAGTCAGTCCGGGTCGACAGGCTTACATCTTCAGATATATTTAAAAGCGCTATGGATAAGTTCTCATCGGCAGTGAATATCCCTGAGTACAGAGATGCCGATATAGACGTGTCTCCGGTATCAACTCGAAGCACGTTACATGCTACGCGCGAAAATCCCGCCCCGACCTTCCCACCGGTTTTGTCGTCATACGTCACTATGCACGTAGAACGTAAAGATCCAAAAGATAAACCGTACGATAAGCGGGAGGTGGGCCTGGCAGACAGAAAAACGGTATCTGAACCGAGCCTATCTCTCCAAGATCCGGATCTCCCATCGTTGGGAAGCTTTCCAGGGCATGAGTTTCTTGCTGAAGCCGTTGTACCACAAGAAAGAACAGCGAGAGCAACAAGCGATTCTGTTGCGTGGACACGAGAGACGGTACCAGGAGCAAATTTCACGACCGAAGGAAATAAAGTTAAGTCAGAAACAAGCCCTCGAAAGCGATCTGCGGAGGCCTCACCGATGTCGGATCGTGGGGCGGCGCCAGTGAAAGCAGTGAAAAGAAAAGTCGTGCGGAAAACAATCTCGAGAAGAAGGGAAAGTACGAGATCCTTAACGTATCAAGGCATGGGAACAGTGGAACGCACAGGAGCCAGTTTGCAGTCAATGACTACGCAAGAAGTGCTTGACGAGTACAGTGAGGAGTCGTATGACCCTCCAGGGACGATTTTGCCACAATCTGTACAGTCTATGGCGCCGCCGTTAGCATCGCCCATAGCATCGCCATCGAGCACAGAGCTAGGCGCACAGCAGACGTCGATCTCAAAGCCATGCAGCAGGGACAGTCCCTCTCCGAAGCCAAAGAAGAACTATTCTGTAGCAATTCGAGTAACCGACGATTACGTGAAAGAGAGAGGATCTGAAGACTGTGCAGGTTCAGATGCACCTCATGAACAACCGTCAGATCACCTCAACACGTCAGCTCCTCACATGGAACTCGGAGCAGAGAAGGAACCCGCTGGCCGAAAGTTAGATTTCGGAGATTCGAATCAGGTGTACGAGGCAACTGCACCCAAGGATGATGCAGATAACGATGACGATTATCCGCCTTCACTTAACACATTTAAGAAGTTCGGACGTAAAGATTCGATCGCCGTAACAAAGATTAGAATGTTGAGAGCACAAGCGTCGGAAGGCGAGGATGAGGTCGAGGACGTGGAGGAAGACTACGCTGCTGGGCAAGATAAGGATAGCACGAAGCATCATCTTTCGTTTCAAAAACCAACGGTCATCGCGCTTTCTCCGGAAGCGTCCTCAAGGGAAGTCAGTAACCCATTTTGTTCTCAGCAAAATGATCGCGTCAAGACAGGAGATTCGGAGAATACTAAGGGAACCAATGACGCTGAGTCAAAGGTTTAG